From a single Collibacillus ludicampi genomic region:
- the rpe gene encoding ribulose-phosphate 3-epimerase: MIKVAPSLLAADFAELAKEIRTVEDGGADWLHVDVMDGHFVPNITMGPFVVDAIKSHTRLPLDVHLMIEEPDRYIPEFVAAGADVVSVHVEACPHLHRTLQLIKSLGVKASVALNPHTPISMIQHVINDLDMVLLMTVNPGFGGQKFIHHVVPKIRELRTLLDENHLTHVDIEVDGGINVETADLVKEAGASVLVAGSAIFKAEDRAQMIRQIRGSDG; the protein is encoded by the coding sequence ACGAACCGTAGAGGATGGCGGGGCTGATTGGTTGCACGTGGATGTGATGGATGGACATTTCGTACCCAATATCACGATGGGCCCGTTTGTTGTCGATGCGATTAAAAGTCATACCCGTCTGCCTCTCGATGTTCATCTGATGATTGAAGAACCGGATCGCTATATCCCTGAGTTTGTAGCGGCAGGGGCTGATGTGGTCAGTGTTCATGTAGAAGCGTGTCCCCATTTGCATCGCACGCTTCAATTGATCAAGTCTTTGGGCGTAAAAGCTTCAGTTGCATTGAACCCGCATACGCCCATATCGATGATCCAGCATGTCATCAACGATTTGGACATGGTTTTGCTGATGACTGTGAACCCAGGTTTTGGCGGTCAGAAATTTATCCATCATGTTGTCCCCAAGATCCGCGAACTTCGCACCCTGCTGGACGAGAATCATTTGACACACGTGGATATCGAAGTGGACGGAGGGATCAATGTGGAGACGGCAGACCTGGTCAAGGAAGCCGGAGCCTCCGTATTAGTGGCGGGAAGCGCGATTTTCAAGGCGGAAGACCGTGCACAGATGATTCGTCAAATTCGTGGATCAGACGGTTAA